The following is a genomic window from Moorella sp. Hama-1.
GGTCCAGCTGTACGGCGCCAGAGGCGGCAGGAAAGTTAGGCAAGGATTTCGGGAACTGATCGCGGGAGTGAAACCGGATGCAGAAACCGAAAAAGAAGAAACCGACTATTAACCCGAGCGAAGGCAACAAATATACCATCTGTGGCGAGTGGTTTCCGGCAATCTACCCGGCCCGGCGCAACGACAAGTGGGCGCAGGGAACCGAAGACCCCTTGACCACGGAAAGGCGCCTTTACTGTGCCTGCACCCGTTGGGCTTTCAACCGGCTGCTGGAAGGCTATTCGCGGGAAGCACTGAAAAAGCAGGGTCAGGAAATATTCGGTATAAACTCCCGCTACTGCGATGATGCCATCTTAAAGGCCCAAGAAATCATCGGCTCCCAAAAGGAATTGCTTACCCGCGAGATTGACGAGACCCAAACCAAACTGGGTCGGGCGCAAAAGAAACTCCAGCAGGCTGAAAAAGACCTAGCCCGAGCAATTAAAGCCAACGACGCATTTAAAAGCGAAAAAGCCAAACGCACCGTCCAGGGTCGTAAAACCAGGGTCAAAAAGCTGGCCGCTAAACTGGCGGATCTACAAACCCACCAGAATAACGGCACCATACCCAGGGTAGTCTTTGGCGGCCGGGCCTTGTGGCGGCGGGTCTGCCAAGGCAAAGCCACCCGGGAAGAGTGGCGTAACGCTAGACAGAACCGGCTCTACGCCCGGGGAGACGAAACCAAAGGCGGCAACCCGAATATGAAGCTAAGTTACCAGAATGGCGGCTTCACCCTGGCGGTAACCATCTCCCACTTGTCGGAACAGATAGGTACCGATAGCAAAGGGCGACCAATTATGACCAAAGCGCCCCGGGTAGAAGGTAAATTGTGGCTGCCGGCAAAGCACCGGCTTAAAGTGTGGGAATTGCTTCTTACCGGAGCACCATACACCGTGGAGCTAATCAGAGACAATGACGGTCGTTACCGGGCCCACATTACCTTTACCATTGCCGCACCAGCAACAGTGACCAATCCCAACCGGGGCTACCTGGGAATAGACACCAACCCGGACGGCGTAGCGTTAGCCAACGTAGGTTACACCGGCCAGCCGGAACCCTGGCCGGAAGGCTTCAGCGTACCCTACCCGAAAGCACTGCGCAAATATGACGGGGAATTGCAGGTAACCATACACCCGAACGGTTTTCTTTACATCAAGATACCCGAACTGGCCTACAGCCGGGGATACCGGCGCACCTACCTGATCGGCGTGCTGGCCCAGGTAGTGGTAAGCATAGCCAGAGCCCTGGGTAAACCCCTGGCGGTGGAAAAACTGGACTTCGGTAAAGACCGGCTGGACACGAACAAAAGATTCAACCGCCTAGCGGCCAACTTTCCCTTCCAAAAGATAATCGCAGCCGTCATGCGCAAAGCATTCAAAGAAGGCGTGGAAGTAAGACCGGTTTGGCCGGCGCACACCTCCACCATCGGTTACTGGAAGTACAGGCAGCGGTACGGGATAACTATCCACCATGCCGCAGCCTTAGTCATCGCCCGCCGGGCGATAGGTTTCAAGGAGAAGATCACCAAAGAGTTAAAGAGACAAGTCCAAGCCATTAAAGAAAAGCTGATCCCAAAGGCAAATTCCTTACCTGGGGAAGGAAAAGGGATGACCCGAAAGGTAAAGCGGCCCTTCAAGCAGCTAGACGCAAAGATACCCGTTCACAACGGGTTGACCCGTTTCAAACAGGAATCGTTTTATTCCGCCTGGCACGACTTGAAGCAGCTCGCTCTATCAAGTAGGTGACCCCGTTAGCCGGTATCGGACAAACCGGTAGGCCGTATCTAACAGATCGCGGGAGGCAGAAGCCGAAAGGCTTTCCCTTGACGGTCAACGCAGGACGGAAATCCCTCGGGGTTTCCCAAATGGCCACGTCCTGCGCCCGTAAAGTGCAGTTCTCCCGTCCGGGTGGGACTCCCGGGGCCGAGGCCCCCCTGTCGTATGCCCGCTTCCAGGAGCAGGCAAAACAAATCCGAAAGGAGCGAAATCCTGGTCATGGGGGTGGCCGGCTACACAAAATCTAATGCTTGTTAGATATTGTGAGCTTTTTTGAACCAGGTGTATGATAGATGGCCAAATTAACTATCAAGGACCTGGACCTGCAAGATAAAAGGGTCCTGGTGCGGGTGGACTTCAATGTCCCCCTGGAAGACGGCCGGGTAACCGATAATACCCGGATCCGGGCCGCCCTGCCCACCATCGAGTACCTGCTGGACCACGGCGCCCGGGTGATTCTCATGTCCCACCTGGGCCGGCCCAAGGGTAAGGTTAAGGAAGAGCTGCGCCTGAACCCGGTAGCCAGGGAACTGGAGGGACTCCTCCGCCGGCCGGTACATAAGGT
Proteins encoded in this region:
- a CDS encoding IS200/IS605 family element transposase accessory protein TnpB; this encodes MQKPKKKKPTINPSEGNKYTICGEWFPAIYPARRNDKWAQGTEDPLTTERRLYCACTRWAFNRLLEGYSREALKKQGQEIFGINSRYCDDAILKAQEIIGSQKELLTREIDETQTKLGRAQKKLQQAEKDLARAIKANDAFKSEKAKRTVQGRKTRVKKLAAKLADLQTHQNNGTIPRVVFGGRALWRRVCQGKATREEWRNARQNRLYARGDETKGGNPNMKLSYQNGGFTLAVTISHLSEQIGTDSKGRPIMTKAPRVEGKLWLPAKHRLKVWELLLTGAPYTVELIRDNDGRYRAHITFTIAAPATVTNPNRGYLGIDTNPDGVALANVGYTGQPEPWPEGFSVPYPKALRKYDGELQVTIHPNGFLYIKIPELAYSRGYRRTYLIGVLAQVVVSIARALGKPLAVEKLDFGKDRLDTNKRFNRLAANFPFQKIIAAVMRKAFKEGVEVRPVWPAHTSTIGYWKYRQRYGITIHHAAALVIARRAIGFKEKITKELKRQVQAIKEKLIPKANSLPGEGKGMTRKVKRPFKQLDAKIPVHNGLTRFKQESFYSAWHDLKQLALSSR